A stretch of the Fusarium musae strain F31 chromosome 2, whole genome shotgun sequence genome encodes the following:
- a CDS encoding hypothetical protein (EggNog:ENOG41): MAPETPRAVSSRLLTMKFMQRAVASGNSSPDSVTQSSKKRKTGHSPATGRLDLNIDQAAIKAALDAQETKRQEALEKHVGADSHWVLDSPFAGLKAANQTKAPLNVVYVGYGDMDSSNDSGDNEDVPRNGRTSTNSFKKTANQAHNDSDSDSEDEDSDDDNNTPAHGRKRKPSSDSPSRSRPTSESTKAKKFRNKRKEKEVKLSKPTSISSGGGISSGGGSQFSPAGKAMTCYKCHQTGHKAIDCPKRGQMTYMHD; this comes from the exons atggcgccCGAAACACCGCGAGCAGTCTCTTCGAGGCTTCTTACTATGAAGTTTATGCAACGGGCAGTAGCCTCAGGAAATTCGTCTCCGGATTCAGTAACACAGTCatccaagaaaagaaagactgGACATTCCCCAGCGACGGGTCGCCTTGACCTGAACATTGACCAGGCTGCAATCAAGGCTGCTCTCGATGCACAAGAAACTAAACGACAAGAGGCCCTGGAGAAGCATGTTGGGGCCGACTCCCATTGGGTCCTTGACAGCCCATTTGCTGGGTTGAAAGCTGCAAATCAGACCAAAGCACCTCTCAATGTCGTGTATGTTGGGTATGGTGATATGGATTCATCTAACGACTCAGGCGATAATGAGGATGTGCCGAGAAACGGGCGTACTTCGACAAATAGCTTCAAGAAGACGGCGAACCAGGCAC ACAACGACAGCGATAGCGAtagcgaagatgaggactcAGACGATGACAATAATACGCCGGCGCATGGACGAAAGCGGAAGCCATCCAGTGACAGCCCAAGCCGTTCACGGCCAACTTCAGAGAGTACCAAAGCCAAAAAATTCCGAAATaagagaaaggaaaaggaggtGAAGCTCAGCAAGCCAACGTCAATATCATCCGGTGGTGGCATTTCCTCAGGAGGCGGGAGCCAGTTCTCTCCTGCTGGAAAAGCCATGACCTGCTACAAGTGCCACCAGACTGGTCACAAAGCTATCGACTGTCCTAAGAGGGGCCAAATGACCTACATGCATGATTAG
- a CDS encoding hypothetical protein (MEROPS:MER0001218) yields the protein MPHSQHEEDASAAMGGAPIPVTLVTDSLEKPSLDDRDYRVIRLGNELEALLVHDPETDKASAALDVNVGNFSDESDIPGMAHAVEHLLFMGTKKFPIENEYGQYLSANSGSSNAYTGPTSTNYFFDISAKPDNDQDPSDTNPSPLREALDRFAQFFIEPLFLPETLDRELKAVDSENKKNLQNDTWRLHQLEKSLSNPNHPFCHFSTGNFEVLKTLPEARGINVRDKFIEFHARHYSANRMKLVVLGREPLDVLQKWVAELFSPVVNKKLPPNRWPGELPFRETDLGMQCFAKPVMDSRELNLYFPFIDEEFMFATQPSRYISHLIGHEGPGSIMSHIKSKGWANGLSAGAYPVCPGTPGIFDVQVRLTEEGLKNYPEIVKIFFQYITLLRESPPQEWIFQEQKGMADVDFKFKQKTPASRFTSRISSVMQKPLPREWLLSGHSRLREFAPDEIEKALATIRPDNFRMVIVSRNYPGNWDQKEKWYGTEYRHEKIPEDLMEECKRAFAVSPKDRLPALHLPHKNQFIPNKLEVEKKQVAEPALNPRVLRNDSIARTWWKKDDTFWVPRANVIVSLKTPLIYASAENNVKARLFSDLVRDALEEYSYDAELAGLQYNVSLDSRGLFLDVSGYNDKLPVLLEQVVTTMRDLDIKEDRFEIVRERLIRGYSNWQLQSSYHQVGDYTNWLNAPERDFIVEELAAELPSVTLEGVRLFQKQMLGQVFIEVYVHGNMYKEDALKATDMVESILKPRVLPKAQWPILRSLILAKGSNYVFRKTLKDPANVNHCVETWFYVGSREDRDIRTKTLLLDQMLHEPAFDQLRTKEQLGYIVFSGPRAFSTTYGFRFLIQSELTPEFLDSRIEAFLMRYADTLEKMSEIEFEGHKRSLIVRRLEKLRNLDQESTRHWNQITNEYYDFELAQRDAAQIKLLTKPEVIEFFNQRLNPASSHRARLSIHLQAQGKAEGVDKRQEEAQKKADEEPSPGDAVKTAEEITDVRLYKAGLTASSGARPVKDINEYEDTDAKL from the exons ATGCCTCACTCTcagcatgaagaagatgcttcCGCAGCGATGGGTGGTGCACCCATACCGGTGACGCTTGTTACCGACTCTCTCGAGAAGCCTTCCCTCGACGATCGCGACTATCGAGTCATTCGTCTTGGCAATGAGCTCGAGGCTCTCCTGGTGCATGACCCTGAGACGGATAAGGCCAGCGCTGCTCTAGATGTCAATGTGGGAAACTTCAGCGACGAGTCTGATATCCCCGGCATGGCCCATGCGGTTGAACAT CTTCTTTTCATGGGCACCAAGAAATTCCCAATTGAGAACGAATACGGCCAATACCTCTCCGCCAATTCAGGAAGCTCAAATGCTTACACTGGGCCAACATCGACGAACTATTTTTTCGATATTTCTGCCAAGCCGGACAATGACCAGGATCCTTCAGATACCAACCCCTCTCCTCTGCGCGAGGCTCTGGATCGATTCGCTCAGTTCTTTATCGAACCGCTCTTTCTACCCGAAACCCTGGACCGAGAACTGAAAGCTGTTGATTCAGAGAATAAAAAGAATCTTCAGAATGACACATGGAGACTTCATCAGCTGGAGAAATCTCTGTCTAACCCTAACCACCCGTTTTGTCACTTCTCAACCGGCAATTTTGAGGTTCTCAAGACACTTCCCGAGGCACGTGGAATTAATGTGAGGGACAAGTTTATCGAGTTCCACGCCAGACACTACTCGGCCAACCGCATGAAGCTGGTTGTTCTGGGTAGAGAACCGCTTGACGTGCTTCAGAAATGGGTTGCCGAGTTGTTCTCTCCTGTCGTCAACAAAAAGCTTCCACCAAACAGGTGGCCAGGCGAACTTCCTTTCAGGGAAACCGATCTCGGTATGCAGTGTTTCGCGAAGCCCGTAATGGACTCGAGAGAGCTGAACCTGTATTTTCCCTTCATCGATGAGGAGTTTATGTTTGCTACTCAACCTAGCCGATATATCAGTCATCTCATCGGGCATGAAGGCCCTGGAAGTATCATGTCACATATCAAGTCCAAGGGCTGGGCAAATGGCCTTAGTGCCGGCGCCTACCCTGTTTGCCCTGGTACTCCTGGTATCTTTGATGTACAGGTTCGCTTGACAGAAGAAGGTCTTAAGAACTACCCTGAAATCGTCAAGATATTTTTCCAGTACATCACTCTCCTGCGTGAGAGCCCACCCCAGGAGTGGATATTTCAAGAGCAGAAGGGAAtggctgatgttgatttCAAGTTCAAGCAGAAGACGCCCGCCAGCCGCTTCACCAGTCGAATCAGCTCGGTCATGCAAAAGCCTCTTCCTCGGGAATGGTTACTCAGTGGACATAGCCGTCTCCGAGAATTTGCTCCCGATGAGATCGAAAAAGCCCTTGCCACGATTCGCCCGGATAACTTCCGCATGGTCATTGTATCGCGCAATTATCCTGGCAACTGGGACCAGAAGGAAAAGTGGTACGGAACTGAATATCGACACGAGAAGATTCCCGAAGATCTTATGGAGGAGTGCAAGAGAGCCTTTGCAGTCTCTCCCAAAGATCGACTGCCTGCCCTTCACCTGCCTCACAAAAATCAGTTTATCCCCAACAAGCTCGaggtcgagaagaagcaggttGCCGAGCCAGCACTGAACCCCCGGGTTCTTCGCAATGATAGCATTGCCAGGACATggtggaagaaggatgataCCTTCTGGGTTCCTCGAGCCAATGTTATTGTCAGCTTGAAGACACCACTCATATACGCTTCGGCAGAAAACAACGTCAAGGCTCGACTGTTCTCAGACCTCGTCCGTGATGCACTCGAGGAGTACTCGTATGACGCGGAGCTGGCTGGCTTGCAGTACAACGTTAGTCTCGATTCTCGCGGTCTGTTCTTGGACGTTAGCGGCTATAATGATAAGCTTCCCGTGCTCCTGGAACAAGTCGTCACGACAATGCGAGACCTGGATATTAAGGAAGATCGTTTCGAGATCGTCAGGGAGCGCTTGATCCGAGGATACAGCAACTGGCAATTGCAATCATCCTATCACCAGGTTGGTGATTACACTAATTGGCTCAATGCCCCCGAACGGGACTTTATAGTGGAGGAGCTCGCAGCAGAGCTTCCAAGTGTCACATTGGAAGGTGTCCGACTGTTCCAGAAGCAGATGCTTGGCCAGGTCTTCATCGAAGTGTACGTACATGGTAACATGTACAAGGAGGATGCTCTCAAAGCAACCGATATGGTCGAGTCCATCCTGAAACCACGGGTTTTGCCCAAGGCCCAGTGGCCTATCCTGCGGTCACTCATTCTGGCAAAAGGTTCCAACTACGTTTTCAGAAAGACTCTCAAGGACCCTGCCAACGTTAACCACTGCGTCGAGACTTGGTTTTATGTTGGTAGCAGAGAAGATCGCGACATTCGGACCAAGACTCTCCTTTTAGACCAGATGCTCCATGAGCCAGCCTTTGATCAGCTCCGGACTAAGGAGCAGCTCGGATATATTGTTTTCAGCGGACCTCGAGCTTTCTCGACGACTTATGGCTTCCGCTTCCTCATCCAGAGTGAATTGACACCAGAGTTCCTTGACTCGCGTATCGAAGCCTTCCTCATGAGATATGCAGACACTCTAGAGAAGATGAGTGAGATAGAATTCGAGGGCCACAAGCGAAGTCTGATCGTCCGGCGTCTAGAGAAGCTCAGAAACCTGGACCAGGAGTCCACTCGTCATTGGAACCAGATCACGAACGAATACTACGACTTCGAACTTG CCCAGCGCGATGCCGCACAGATTAAGCTCCTGACCAAACCTGAGGTcatcgagttcttcaacCAGCGCCTCAACCCTGCTTCCAGTCATAGGGCACGGTTGTCAATTCATCTTCAGGCTCAAGGCAAGGCTGAAGGGGTCGATAAGCGACAGGAAGAGgctcagaagaaggccgacGAGGAGCCATCCCCTGGAGATGCCGTAAAGACAGCTGAGGAAATCACTGATGTCAGGCTTTACAAGGCCGGTCTCACCGCAAGTTCAGGGGCCAGACCCGTCAAAGACATTAATGAGTACGAGGATACGGATGCAAAGTTGTAG
- a CDS encoding hypothetical protein (MEROPS:MER0005433~EggNog:ENOG41): MSGDADLPQRSSSPLKRRASSMDPENDADRTRDVNMGTSQANESVERTSKLVPESLPRDMSVEAPEPTASSPAEAFPAQPYQEAQVKEGDKAYLISNTWVQKALSLRGGPKDSKEEDSTSDPLGPVDNSDIIEEVVTEPNGNEYIRLKQGTNENEFTLFPEDAWRMVVDWYGIKNGQEAIIRAAINTAEPGEEPVVQFEFHPPVFTVHRLWSEISPLPIEQSLKAKNPTPYKFVRSRKYHAQTFVKEIKVATGVPLDRKIRLFMVPQVQRVAGPSEPSRALTPPDSPGRTESRAGSTDTWSKLLLDNGSFSQVRDQRIKCKLEDRTTDPNFNGRSNLTMFDLVTDQTLVIDEAIDSFWVSNYTGKTPPNGLAIPTRSGLASSNASGRTSPAPGGPSTRGRTGKKSGRSIGVVGLQNLGNTCYMNSALQCVRSVEELTKYFLTNEYLDEVNKTNLLGYNGKVAITYGNLLKEIYTEGRGSVTPRDFKNTIGRCRSTFSGYGQQDSQEFLGFLLDALQEDLSRVKKKPYIEKPDSTDDMINNPEAIKEMADKVWDITRLRDDSVIADLFTGLYKSTLKCPECGKISITFDPFNNLTLPIPVDDVWTAKIKFLPLNDVPVMFEVELPKHSAIEQLKQFLSARTGVPVERLIGGEEYKDRFFKIYDNNLDVSEEIAKNDLATFHELDAAPTNWPHKANKPRSMLDIDTPLEAPWDDPRYERIVVPVFHRIPSNYGRARDGVAPPSFICFTKEEASDIDLIRRKILEKISNFSTWSKLRNGPDENSDIADGEVVASDADSSGDSKVVANSVEGEDDMVDVHMKDTSEVLPHQPQILKRFNKSRPRFIDPDSFLEPELQNLFDLCYFTDKAYSGDVPTGWSNVDHHQLLPKLSDRIPQQSPDDDDTASRDDESSTPSNEDVSSNDESIKAETTQTRMVEESSEEEAPEAPEAPRVGLSINLSNGPSAYTKQKFNGRPSKVKGRKLKGQKFNKKANKRRERIQNKKHKAASVKPQPQPPAVADGGPLIRLGEGIVVDWHEEAWDKVFGGAAKIPTDEQGSPTFIDLETLTDPALKIAQRRRHHRRTRGISLEECLDEFERAEVLSEQDMWYCPRCKEHRRASKKFDLWKSPDILVAHLKRFSNSGWRRDKLDVMVDFPIEGLDLTSRVIQKEDGKDEIYDLIAVDDHYGGLGGGHYTAYAKNFVDGRWYNYNDSSASPVSDPSTCITSAAYLLFYRRRSSTPLGGSRFGVISEKYKNSEENSEEEGEVGEGQRLGEGSSLIGLSSAGIGAVATRHLGGRGSDRITVTSLAGPDDEDEDPPPYDGANGMGSIHSTVEDEGVDVNGSYQRLDNKSLNLVQGWNFEGLGDSGAEDSTGADIGSDDVQLDSSADERGLSQFDDHDTIMTGQDPAEGEPESAAPRTTILTDTQKSTWDRKDVIGVQTTAGSDRDSNEVAEIHLENEKGTKAE, encoded by the exons ATGAGTGGCGATGCTGACCTGCCCCAACGCTCGTCATCGCCTTTGAAACGACGTGCTTCCAGTATGGATCCCGAAAACGATGCGGATAGGACCCGCGATGTCAACATGGGTACATCACAAGCCAACGAGTCTGTCGAACGAACCTCAAAGCTGGTCCCTGAATCGCTGCCTCGTGATATGAGCGTTGAAGCACCTGAGCCCACGGCAAGCTCGCCCGCTGAGGCTTTCCCTGCGCAGC cctatcaagaagcgcaagtgAAGGAAGGGGACAAGGCCTATCTCATCTCCAACACCTGGGTTCAAAAGGCACTGTCATTACGCGGCGGCCCCAAGGACagcaaggaggaggattCCACATCGGACCCTCTCGGCCCTGTTGACAACTCGGATATCATTGAAGAAGTCGTTACAGAACCTAACGGCAACGAATACATTCGTCTGAAGCAAGGAACTAATGAGAATGAATTCACGCTCTTTCCAGAGGATGCTTGGAGGATGGTTGTCGACTGGTACGGTATCAAGAACGGTCAAGAAGCCATCATTCGTGCTGCTATCAACACTGCTGAACCCGGCGAAGAGCCTGTTGTTCAGTTCGAGTTCCACCCTCCAGTTTTTACTGTTCACCGTTTATGGTCCGAAATTAGCCCACTTCCCATCGAGCAGTCCCTCAAGGCCAAAAACCCTACTCCTTACAAGTTCGTCAGAAGTCGCAAATACCATGCACAGACATTTGTCAAGGAGATTAAGGTAGCCACCGGCGTACCACTAGACCGCAAAATTCGCTTATTCATGGTACCTCAAGTCCAGCGGGTTGCTGGTCCCTCAGAGCCCTCACGAGCCCTCACGCCTCCGGACTCCCCAGGTCGGACAGAGAGCAGGGCTGGCTCTACAGACACATGGTCGAAACTTCTCCTCGACAATGGTTCCTTTTCTCAAGTCCGCGACCAAAGGATCAAATGTAAGCTGGAAGACAGGACCACTGACCCCAACTTCAACGGCAGGTCGAACTTGACCATGTTCGATCTCGTGACAGACCAAACTCTGGTTATCGATGAGGCCATTGACTCCTTCTGGGTCAGCAACTACACTGGCAAAACTCCTCCGAATGGATTGGCCATCCCTACCAGAAGTGGTCTGGCCTCTTCTAATGCAAGCGGTCGAACCAGTCCCGCTCCCGGTGGCCCATCAACACGTGGCCGAACGGGAAAGAAGTCGGGTCGGAGCATCGGCGTTGTTGGTTTGCAGAACCTAGGAAATACATGTTATATGAACTCTGCACTTCAGTGCGTACGAAGCGTCGAGGAGTTGACCAAGTACTTCTTGACCAACGAATATCTTGATGAGGTCAATAAGACTAACCTCCTGGGATATAACGGGAAAGTTGCAATAACCTATGGGAACCTTCTGAAGGAGATATATACGGAGGGCAGAGGCTCCGTGACTCCTCGAGATTTCAAGAATACGATCGGCCGTTGCCGGTCGACTTTCTCTGGATATGGTCAACAGGACTCGCAGGAATTCCTTGGATTTCTCTTGGATGCTCTTCAGGAAGACCTAAGCCGAGTGAAAAAGAAACCTTACATCGAGAAGCCTGACTCCACTGACGACATGATTAACAATCCGGAAGCTATAAAGGAAATGGCAGACAAGGTCTGGGACATAACGCGCCTCCGGGACGACTCAGTCATTGCCGACCTCTTCACAGGTTTGTATAAATCAACACTCAAATGTCCTGAGTGTGGCAAGATCAGCATCACGTTCGATCCTTTCAACAATCTGACCCTTCCTATTCCTGTCGACGACGTTTGGACGGCTAAAATCAAATTCTTGCCCCTCAACGATGTGCCGGTCATGTTTGAGGTCGAACTGCCCAAGCACAGCGCTATTGAACAGCTCAAACAGTTCCTCTCCGCCCGGACGGGTGTACCTGTGGAGCGATTGAtaggaggagaagagtacAAGGATCGCTTCTTCAAGATTTACGACAACAACCTAGATGTTAGTGAAGAAATCGCGAAAAATGATCTTGCGACCTTCCACGAGTTGGATGCTGCCCCAACCAACTGGCCACACAAAGCGAACAAGCCACGCTCCATGCTGGATATCGACACTCCTCTCGAAGCTCCCTGGGATGACCCGCGCTATGAAAGGATAGTGGTACCCGTATTTCACCGTATCCCGTCAAACTATGGTCGTGCTCGGGATGGTGTGGCTCCCCCAAGCTTCATCTGCTTCACCAAGGAAGAAGCTTCCGACATCGACCTCATTCGACGCAAGATCCTGGAGAAGATCTCGAACTTCTCAACTTGGTCCAAACTCAGGAACGGCCCGGATGAGAACTCTGATATCGCTGATGGAGAGGTGGTTGCTTCGGATGCTGACTCGTCTGGCGATAGTAAAGTTGTCGCTAACTCGGTTGAAGGTGAGGATGACATGGTCGATGTGCACATGAAGGACACCAGCGAGGTTCTCCCCCATCAACCACAGATTCTAAAACGATTCAACAAGAGCAGGCCCAGGTTTATCGACCCAGATAGCTTCCTTGAACCTGAACTGCAAAACCTTTTCGACCTTTGCTACTTCACAGACAAAGCCTATTCTGGCGATGTGCCAACGGGCTGGTCTAACGTCGATCACCACCAATTACTCCCTAAGTTATCGGATCGTATCCCTCAACAGTCacctgatgatgatgatacggCCAGTCGTGACGACGAAAGCAGCACGCCTTCTAATGAAGATGTCAGCAGCAATGACGAGAGTATCAAGGCAGAGACAACACAAACTAGAATGGTGGAAGAGTCCAGTGAGgaagaagctccagaagctccagaagctcCACGAGTAGGTCTCTCTATTAATCTGTCTAACGGTCCCAGCGCTTATACAAAACAGAAATTCAATGGACGTCCCTCAAAGGTAAAAGGacgcaagctcaagggccAGAAATTCAACAAGAAAGCCAACAAGCGCCGAGAACGTATACAGAACAAGAAACACAAGGCAGCTTCTGTCAAGCCccagcctcaacctcctgctgttgctgatggTGGACCTCTGATTCGCCTGGGAGAAGGCATTGTGGTAGACTGGCACGAGGAAGCTTGGGATAAAGTGTTTGGTGGCGCTGCAAAGATCCCCACTGATGAACAAGGATCTCCAACATTTATTGATCTTGAAACGCTCACAGACCCTGCTCTCAAGATTGctcagagaagaagacaccATCGCCGTACACGAGGCATCAGTCTCGAAGAATGTCTGGATGAGTTTGAAAGAGCCGAAGTTCTCTCCGAGCAAGATATGTGGTATTGTCCCCGCTGCAAAGAGCATCGGCGAGCCAGCAAGAAGTTCGACCTGTGGAAATCGCCAGATATTCTTGTCGCGCATCTCAAGCGCTTTAGCAACTCTGGATGGCGCCGCGACAAGTTGGACGTCATGGTTGACTTCCCTATCGAGGGTCTCGACCTTACTTCCAGAGTCATTCAAAAAGAGGatggcaaggatgagatATATGATTTgattgctgttgatgatcatTACGGAGGTCTCGGTGGAGGCCATTACACCGCCTATGCCAAGAACTTTGTCGATGGGCGATGGTATAACTACAATG ATTCGTCTGCAAGCCCTGTGTCTGACCCTTCGACATGCATTACATCAGCTGCATACCTATTGTTTTACCGTCGCCGCTCGAGTACCCCTTTAGGCGGATCGCGGTTCGGAGTCATCTCTGAGAAATACAAGAACAGCGAAGAAAactctgaagaagaaggcgaggtGGGGGAAGGCCAGCGTCTCGGCGAGGGTTCCTCCCTGATTGGGTTGTCGAGCGCTGGGATCGGAGCCGTAGCAACTCGCCATCTCGGCGGTCGTGGTTCGGATAGAATCACCGTCACCTCTTTAGCTGGACcggacgacgaagacgaagatccCCCACCCTACGATGGAGCTAACGGGATGGGGAGCATCCACAGCACTGTCGAGGACGAGGGTGTAGATGTCAATGGAAGCTACCAGCGCCTGGACAACAAGTCACTCAACCTCGTCCAGGGTTGGAATTTCGAGGGCCTGGGCGATAGCGGTGCCGAAGACTCTACAGGTGCAGACATTGGTTCTGATGATGTCCAGCTAGACTCTTCAGCTGATGAGCGTGGCCTCAGCCAATTTGATGATCACGACACAATCATGACAGGACAGGACCCCGCTGAGGGCGAACCTGAGTCTGCCGCTCCTCGAACGACGATTCTTACAGACACCCAGAAGTCTACATGGGACCGTAAGGATGTGATCGGTGTGCAAACCACGGCAGGGAGCGACAGGGATTCGAACGAAGTGGCCGAGATCCAtcttgagaatgagaagggaACCAAGGCCGAGTAG
- a CDS encoding hypothetical protein (EggNog:ENOG41): MDRAACHVIYVNRNVSEDGLIYSTSGDSTSDWATDEARHVVQPLLDAFGDVHVCASGGACLTKLFELQEGSMLDLKPTLVLLDTPNDDPVPEARRRASSPSPSSSSSTENVDIHTPDEALYGLGLLQKIITEAHLRGMSKLVVPIPVISNSEAGHATTNGQMTDGTAEQKPSPLGPLDANRQLIRRCLDLGAADVIICPMSTKCITSLEICAYRAHRDAAKEQSTLLEIRQGRKRSWVGVNEEKPFAYLREAMVSGLMKGICRLGTSDDQINNAHVAVSSERQSAIAEAIGSWRFCAHSFTDDELLVAAMDMFRHALSMPELERWRIHADQLISFLVACRAAYNSFVPYHNFRHVVDVLQATFNFLVHIGALSPYPSGTESRPMPEKSPMASLITPFEALTLLITAIGHDVGHPGVNNGFLVTLNAPLAQLYNDRSVLESFHCAAYSQILRRYWPSAFEDTKMRNLMISSILATDMGLHFDYMKKLGDVQERLQANNSADGWNGRQIEENKSLACSLLIKCADISNVARNHEIALKWTYILSEEFSRQASMESELSIPSSLMTPPKQDMTSLAKGQLGFMNLFATPLFQGVADIMPAMQYTVDELEMNKSLFELKLQQEKEKQPLDDPIRRRLLKEGTFSPRTMSFAVPQEEEKEEKRDMTTLFEALDRGSDTTPVGNSELPMPRPERDDLSPADSQRTMGPSAANGVAGDHRGSNGSASTFDAVRELANSDPFQTQTRRDSAKQRSSETTDGSVSGACSGDWASQATSATTGKMPMSPSTRGTSIVSGDSTEHAVEIPKINVDSASLKDSSGTLRQDSSPIDDETRSDASTTGGSIGRAEGKSLRKKTSRFRIKDLPFFRRHKGTNSPSTADMTG, from the exons ATGGACCGCGCCGCCTGTCACGTTATTTACGTCAATCGCAATGTCAGCGAAGATGGATTGATTTACAGCACTTCTGGCGACAGCACATCCGATTGGGCAACGGATGAGGCTCGTCACGTCGTACAACCACTGCTAGATGCCTTCGGAGACG TTCACGTTTGCGCATCTGGAGGTGCCTGCTTAACAAAATTATTCGAATTACAAGAGGGTTCAATGCTTGACCTGAAGCCAACCCTGGTTCTCCTTGACACGCCAAACGATGACCCAGTACCTGAAGCGCGGAGAAGGGCCTCGTCACCTTCTCCTTCATCCAGTTCTTCCACTGAAAATGTCGACATCCACACACCCGATGAAGCACTATACGGTCTGGGACTACTGCAAAAAATCATCACCGAAGCGCATTTGCGCGGTATGTCTAAACTCGTTGTACCGATTCCGGTGATAAGCAATTCCGAGGCAGGTCATGCCACAACCAACGGACAGATGACCGACGGCACAGCTGAGCAAAAGCCTTCGCCACTGGGACCGCTTGACGCAAATCGTCAACTTATCAGGAGGTGCCTGGATCTGGGGGCAGCCGATGTCATAATTTGTCCAATGAGCACCAAATGTATTACAAGTCTGGAAATCTGCGCCTACCGGGCTCACAGAGATGCCGCCAAGGAACAGTCAACCCTGCTGGAAATTAGACAAGGTCGAAAACGGTCGTGGGTGGGAGTCAACGAAGAGAAGCCCTTCGCATACCTTCGTGAAGCCATGGTATCCGGTCTGATGAAAGGAATATGCCGTTTAGGCACCAGTGACGACCAAATCAACAATGCTCATGTGGCCGTCTCTTCGGAACGACAATCTGCCATCGCTGAGGCAATAGGAAGTTGGCGCTTCTGCGCTCACTCATTCACCGATGATGAGTTGTTGGTGGCCGCAATGGACATGTTTAGACACGCCTTATCTATGCCAGAACTTGAGCGATGGCGGATACATGCAG ATCAACTAATCAGCTTCCTCGTTGCCTGTCGTGCTGCATACAATAGCTTTGTACCTTACCACAATTTCCGTCATGTTGTGGATGTACTACAAGCTACCTTCAATTTCCTGGTACATATCGGTGCTCTGTCGCCGTATCCTTCGGGTACCGAATCCCGTCCCATGCCAGAAAAGTCGCCTATGGCTTCTCTCATAACTCCGTTTGAAGCGTTGACGCTCCTCATCACTGCTATTGGGCATGACGTCGGACACCCTGGCGTGAACAACGGTTTTCTTGTGACACTAAATGCTCCCCTGGCACAGTTGTACAACGATCGATCTGTTTTGGAATCGTTTCATTGCGCCGCTTACTCGCAGATTCTTAGACGATACTGGCCCTCTGCCTTCGAAGACACAAAGATGCGTAACCTGATGATCAGCTCTATCTTAGCTACGGATATGGGCTTGCATTTCGACTACATGAAGAAGCTCGGAGATGTTCAAGAACGACTTCAAGCTAACAATAGCGCCGACGGTTGGAATGGTCGGCAAATTGAAGAGAACAAGTCTCTTGCTTGTTCGTTACTCATCAAATGTGCTGATATTAGCAACGTG GCACGAAACCATGAAATAGCTTTGAAGTGGACTTACATTCTCTCAGAAGAGTTCTCCCGACAAGCTTCGATGGAGAGTGAGCTGAGCATCCCTTCATCACTTATGACACCACCCAAGCAAGACATGACTTCACTGGCTAAAGGCCAACTCGGCTTTATGAATCTTTTTGCCACCCCTCTGTTCCAAGGCGTCGCCGACATCATGCCCGCTATGCAGTACACTgtcgacgagcttgagaTGAATAAGAGTCTCTTCGAGCTTAAGCTTCaacaagagaaagaaaagcaacCTCTAGATGATCCAATCAGGAGACGGCTTCTGAAGGAAGGTACATTTTCCCCAAGAACCATGAGCTTTGCTGTACCacaagaggaggagaaagaggagaaaagagataTGACAACTCTGTTCGAGGCATTGGATCGCGGATCGGACACGACCCCTGTAGGAAACAGCGAACTGCCCATGCCACGCCCAGAAAGGGATGACTTATCGCCGGCCGACAGTCAGAGGACAATGGGACCATCAGCCGCAAACGGTGTAGCTGGTGACCACAGGGGGTCGAACGGATCAGCTTCAACATTTGATGCGGTTAGAGAATTGGCCAACAGTGATCCGTTTCAGACGCAGACGAGAAGGGATTCAGCGAAGCAACGATCCAGCGAGACGACAGATGGGAGTGTCTCTGGGGCATGCTCGGGAGATTGGGCTTCACAAGCAACAAGCGCTACAACGGGCAAGATGCCGATGTCACCAAGCACACGTGGTACGAGTATCGTGAGCGGAGATTCGACTGAACATGCCGTTGAAATTCCCAAGATCAACGTCGACTCTGCAAGTTTGAAAGATAGCTCAGGAACCCTTCGCCAGGATAGCTCACCGATCGATGACGAAACAAGGTCCGATGCGAGCACGACAGGTGGAAGCATAGGCAGGGCTGAGGGCAAGTCGCTACGAAAGAAAACAAGCAGGTTCAGGATAAAGGATCTTCCCTTTTTCAGAAGACACAAAGGCACGAATTCTCCGTCTACTGCAGACATGACTGGATGA